The genomic window GGCAGTTAGTAATATTTGTGCTATTCTTTGACGATCTGACAGGAGTGCAGTTTTCGATAAACAGCTGAGAATAAGGTGAGGCTGCCTATGATCACATAATAGTATTAACACAATAATATTAATCTTCTGCTAAAGGTGCTGTTTCTCTCCTGGTAatgttgtaattaaaaatgacaaacaaaattatcaCGTTACCGTATGGGATTAATTAGTAAATTGTTCTTAATCGTGAGTAATGCATTTACCGTTGTGTTCTGATGTCCCAGTGTGTATACTGGGAGGACTTTTATAATGACGTCTATGTTGTGTGGCGCTAGATGACGCCACCAATCCAATGTTACTTTCAGTTTTTTCCTgcctttccacaggtgtgaatgtgGGTTAATACACACaaggttttttaataatactcttTTACAAGTGGTGTATGCTTTTTTGAAACACTAAGTTTGAGTCATTGCAGTTTATATTGGTTATAATGATGCAAGTTCCTTGTGGCAATTCACGAGCATATGTTAACCGCTATTTACCCTTTCATTTGCATAATAGTGCACATATTCATGAACGTGGCTGTATGGTTGCTGTGCAAAACCAAAAAAGAAAGCTATATACTTCcaactgattaatattgtggaggatgagtgttaaagagatttaatgcccattttagGACTgcacaatacatttaatttattgatatatcaagggcttgcaaaaattacattattttaatactttaactTTCATGATGACTTTTTCTTACACAATTCCCACATTGAATGAAGTCACAACAATtggatcaaaaaataaaaatagactcaTTCAGAATATCCCACAATATGCTGAAATTaactatattcatttattttacaaagcaaatacaaataattgcattttgatatcaatcgtaaatggcataaataaatacagtcaggtccataaatattgggacatggaCACAATTCGAATctgtttggctctatacaccaccacaatggatttgaaatgaaacgaacaagatgtgctttaactgcagactttcagctttaatctgAGGGTATTTATCAGGTgagcggtgtaggaattacaacagtgtgcatatgtgcctcccactttttgagggaccaaaagtaatgggacagattaacaatcataaatcaaactttcactttttaatacttggttgcaaatcctttgcagtcaattaaagcctgaagtctggaacgcatagacatcaccagacgctgggtttcatccctggtgatgctctgccaggcctctactgcaactgtcttcagttcctgcttgttcttggggcattttcccttcagttttgtcttcagcaagtgaaatgcatgctcaatcggattcaggtcaggtgactgacttggccattgcataacactccacttctttcccttgaaaaactctttggttgctttcgcagtacgcttctggtcattgtccatctgtactgtgaagcgccgtccaatgagttctgaagcatttggctgaatatgagcagataatattgcccgaaacacttcagaattcatcctgctgcttttgtcagcagtcacatcgtcaataaatacaagagaaccagttccattggcagccatacatgccgacgccatgacactaccaccaccatgcttcactgatgaggtggtatgctttggatcatgagcagttcctttccttctccatactcttctcttcccatcactctggtacaagttgatctttgtctcatctgtccataggatgttgttccagaactgtgaaggcttttttagatgttgtttgcaaactctaatctggtcttcctgtttttgaggctcaccaatggtttacatcttgtggtgaacccactgtattcactctggtgaagtcttctcttgattgttgactttgacacacatacacctacctcctggagagtgttcttgatctggccaactgttgtgaagggtgttttcttcacctgggaaagaattcttcggtcatccaccacagttgttttccgtggtcttccgggtcttttggtgttgctgagctcacctgtGTGTTCTTTctatttaagaatgttccaaacagttgatttggccacacctaatgtttttgctatctctctgatgggtttgttttgatttttcagcctaatgatggcttgcttcactgatagtgacagctctttggctcTTAtagtgagagttgacagcaacagattccaaatgcaaatagcacacttgaaatgaactctggaccttttatctgctccttgtaaatgggataatgagggaataacacacacctggccatggaacagctgagtagccaattgtcccattacttttggtcccttaaaagtgggaggcacatatacaaactgtagtaattcctacaccgttcacctgatttggatgtaaataccctcaaattaaagctgaaagtctgcagttaaagcacatcttgttcgtttcatttcaaatccattgtggtggtgtatagagccaaaaagatttgaattgtgtcgatgtcccaatatttatggacctgaatgtatattgtaagtgacctgcatgcaatttggaacaaaagacaacttTGTGATCTCTGGGATAGATCGTAAATACTGTAGGCACCAATGCtctttttgggaaacacagccctgatctttcccattatacattttaaaattaatttcaatttaaaaggtaaaattttagcactttcaaaatcagtgattattcatgattaatgatgtaaaattatgtgattcatcacgattaaaacttttaattgaccGACAGCACTAGttgtaataaaaaacacaagattgtgtcatattcttataaacagcattgttttatactatgcatatgttctgtgattaatgaatacaattgtaattacataaaaaaaagatgtgtGAAAATATAGAAGCCGAACAAAAGCCAGCAAAACAGCTGAAACCTTactgaatgtacatttaaatcatttactttctttaaaCTTGCAGTCTATTTTCTCTAAAGAAAGCCCAGAGGCATACCCCAAGATATAAAACAACCTTTTTACTTCCGAACTGGCCTCCCTGATTGTTGTCTTTAGTTAATATAAAAGTAATTCTTGGTGATtaaatgattggttaaaactttgCTTACTTTGATCCTTTTGTGATCCAGACAGTTGAGCCGTCTCTTCTGGGGATGCTGACTGAGATGGGTCGCTGCAATCCTCCTCATCACTTGACATATCATTAACGAGGGGTTCAAATTGTTCTAAAAGAAAGCATTgatgaatgaaaatataatatcatcaTAGCATCatactttcaaatgtaattttttttcttacattttctgtcaaaaaacTTGCATAGACAAAAATATTAGCATAGACATGCAAGCATGCTCATACCATTTGGGTCAATTTCAATCTCATCAAGCGTCTTTCCTTTGAAGTCTGAGAGTGTTCCCTTTTCCATTGCTAACAAGACCTTGCTCATCTTTGCCAGCTGCAGCGTCCCCTCCGGTAAGCGGTAATATTGTCTGTGGATTCTGATATCATGACCGAGGAAATCAGCCAATTGATCTGCTTCGTTCTCATCAAGGTTCAAGATTTTTGACATGGTTGCTATGTGTTTCCTCAGCTTAGTTGATGACAGTGCTTCTGGATTCTTTATGCCACATTCCTGAGCAGCTCTGTAAATGCACTCTCCTCCTCGGTATGCAGACATTGCTCCTGATCTGGCAAACAGAAAAGGATTCTCAGCTGGGACTTCACAAACCTCACGTGTTTCAACAAGCAGCTCCATGGCAGAAACCATTGAAGGCTTGAGAAGCACAGGAACCTTTCTCCCTCGTTTACCACGGATCTCAACTCGGGTGAAGTGCAGACACAACTTTCTCTCGAACTCCGAAAGACAGATCGCTAGGTCTTCATGTAGCTCAGAAGAATCCCTGCTTTTAAAAGCTGCCAAAAGCATTCGTGATACCTCACCTTctcttcttctgttgaacaggATGACTTGCGTCAATGTGACCTTAGCAAGAGCTGAATAGCTTTTTGCCGATGGGCAGTTTCTGAGCTTGCTTAGGaactgtttgtgtttcttttccaGATGTGCATGCAGAACTTTGACATCTTGAGTGAAAGGAATGATCTGAGGCGTGTTCCACTTGGCTtcttttaaagtagttaaagcaCCAGCAGAAATGTATTCGTTCCATCTTGCCTGGTGTATTTTTCTGAAGTCTCGAGCACACTCAGCACGTTGATGGTCTCCGTACATCATGGCATTGCTCTCAACAATACTACAGATCTTGTTTAAAGAATGACCAAGTTTGAGAGCTAGAGAGGGAATGCGGTAGCAGTTTTTCTCTTCATCATAGCCAGATACAACTTTAACAGCTGAAATGACTTGTTTGAAATTTGCTGGAATGATGAAGTCCACCATAGATCTTAGCCGAGTAATCTTCCTTGCTTCAAGAAGAAGTCTGCCAACTTCTCTCATCTTCTGTCTGATGTAGTCATGTTTATTAACATCAGATCCCATCCTATTAAACATGTGCTCCCCCAGTTGCATGATGCAGCAGTCAGAGTGAACAACACGGGAAACTTCATCATAGTTCATAATGGAAAGTATATTCTTTAAACCTTTGCTCACTTCTAAACCAACTGGAGTTTTCAGAGCGCAGAGTGATCGGACTCTTTTCCTGCCCTTGGATTCATCATCTTTAGGTTTCAGAGGACAGTTCTTTAAATGTTTCCAAAGGCTACGCTTGTTGTAAAGCCCTTGGCAGTAAACACAGTGAATGAAATCCTTGGCTTTTTTGCTCTCTTTTGGACGGTAGCAGGCAACCATCTCTCCATGTCCATTTCTTGCCACATCTGTGTTGTGGGCAAAGTTGCCCTTTTTCTAAGGAGGTTTAACTGGATTCGCCTCTCTTTAGAATGTTTTGGAAACGCAACTGCCTTTGCAACGTCCACTTCATTGCGATGGACAGATTCAAGGTGTCTTGCCATTTTTGAAAAAGGCTTAGAGCAATAAAGACAATACTGCTTCTTCTTATATGACTTGCGATCCTGCACAGGTGATGGCATTGATTGAATAAAAGACCTATCTTCAGAAGAGGGGTCTGTCTCTTTGGTTTTGCATTGCACTTTAGCATTTGGTGATGGTGTTGTCACGCCTGTGTCTGATGAACTGCTTGTATCTTTATAGCTTTGTGAAAAAGGTGAAGTTGGATTTTTCAGAGAACTTTTGACCATACCTTTTCCAGAAGTCTTTTCATTAGCTTCATCTAAGCTACTTTCAACCATGCTATATCCAGAAGCACTATCATCTGATTCGTCTGAGCTGCTCTTGGGTACATAGTCAACATCGCTGTAGTCTGTAACATCTGAATCACTGAGGGCTTTCCATGAGTACTGAAAAAGAGAACAAcacatgatgaaaataaggatGTACAATTTCAGTAAGTTTCAGTGCTCAAATAAGGGGAGTGAACTTTTAAATAAGATAAGGTGTTAGTAGTCTATGGGCATTATGTGGTTTCTGTAAATCTAATTAGCATTGTACtgtggttacttaagtgtaatgaCAAGCAAGACACTCTTTCAGGTTATCatacaagcattaaaaatgcTGCATAGCATGTCACGTACCTCTCACATAATTTCTCTAATAATCTAAAATGCCCTTCTTTGGAGAGTaatatgtgattggaatttgagtgcacaaaaatttttatcaaataattatgGTTGGACATTTATGTAATAATAGTGACTTATCTTAATAGAGATATTAAGACTGGGTGGCCGTTTCATCTccacgatatactgtatatatttatatagaaataaagtGTCAACTGGtggagatttttttatattgttaatatcattgtatgtaaatatctaATGCTTCACCTGGTTGCACTGACAGACAAACATGCAGAAAGATGAACACACAAAATGCGGGACAGCATTGAATTTGATCATTCAGCAAgaggaatgtatttttatataaaaatgtgccgTTTTCTCATGTTCTCACTAGGGCTGGTTTATAGGATGATTTAATTGTATATCGATGAATAGAGCTGGGTagtttccaaatattttaaacagtatcccatttaccatgattttaaaaaCGTGCTAAtcgaaaattaaacaattaaaatcattTCGGATTTTAGAGACAGGCTGTGTCAATTTTCATTGCTCTGTTGATTGTCGACATGTTCTCTAAATAGAATCAGCGGATGACATCAACGgatgatcacttttgcactgatattcctggccaaattgagaacagaTACTAAGGATGTCTGCATACTATTTACAtgtcacagcaagcattgtcctacataaagacattggagtaagccatgtggatgaatctgcttgtttTAGGTGCTTATGCCTcaagttggctggagtttgttttgtggaatatttcttacaggacattggagtgagtttgactgcACAAAGAACTGAATAGATGCTTTGTGCAggttccgctagcggctggagcttgttttgtgcagGCCCAGACCTTCAAGACAattaagtggatgaatctacactttttttgtgtgtttattccgcttatgggctggagtttgttttatagatgatcttctgatgtgtaattctgtttaaaaaaattgtgtggaagcaccggacttgagcaatctgatggcaagttTGTCGCAGGGActatcgtaggcgtacatggactgtttgagtttagagggatggacaccaatTGGTGATGTTgtgcgcagggttaatgcacatgtttttctttttttttgctggggAAAGTTcggggttgattgttgcaccaatgtggaatgtggtctttataattacatttttatctaatttctctactatgttaatgtcaaatactaatatgagtggattgtcactcttcacatggaatgtgaatggttgggacaccccataaaaagaaggaaggttatttattttcttaaaaacgtAAGAAATAggatatagtgtttcttaaagaaacacaagttttctgcaggaagctgaacattttgggaagatatgggatggacatgttttctttagtgctggctcgagtaagagcaggggagtcattacattgataagtaaacatctacaattcaaatgtctccaacggattaaagttaaattagagtcattatttttttttttgaaattcaggggcaaaggttgattttggctaatatttctgcacataacaatgtgcattataacaatataatgttgggaggagactttaatctattgatggattcagtccttgatcatagtaaaggaaaagtgtgtaagtcccctagagcaacatctacgcttcagaggatgtgtacaaatcttggtcttacagatatttggagacttttgaacccatatgGTAGGGTCTATACATTTGAATCCatatggtagggactatacatcttAGTCTCTGATCACACTCTGGTGAGTttaaaggtgttgccacatacagagaaaaaaaaaaaagaatatagttGGTGTTTTAATGTTTCCCTATTGCAAAATTCTGAGTTCCAACTAATTTTAAAGTCCgaaatcattgtttatatggagtccaactggtcctcattatcttctgtgggcgtggcttgtagacacttaaggcatttcttaggggtcggatcatacagtatgcctcattcatcaaaaaatccaaagcatgagaactcgtggagttggaggggaatattaaaagtgccgaggcagagctgaagcgccaaatgtcgtctgatggcctcagagaattgacccgattgaaatacagatataatactattttgtcatactttgagtcgggggacaaagcagggaagcttttggctagatatataaaggaaagagtctttttctaccattccctcaattaAATCTGctgctggtgaaatatttaccattgatattaataatacttttaaagaaatctatcttgatctttatagttccatgttttcgtctactgatgaagatattagaaattttgtggaaccattagatctccctaaactgttgactgagcaaacattttttattgattctggagataaacttggaggagcttggcgaggtaattaagcccttacctacaggcaaggctctggggtctaAATTCTATTtaactggtctaaatctgaaactttggctctgacagcatactgcccgtaAACAGCTTTTCATCTGAcatctttcagtggcccaaacagggcatttagtatttgggtattttattcccagcaaatttatgtgattCAGTTAattcagagttaattttgaccatttaaaaaaaaatttgagggatgtgggcaggtggggtaTGTTGGttaattgtatatgtttttaagtcatcaagtattttatttggactgtttgtttatatgcgtgtctgttgttattttatgtttgaccACTGGAATGTATGTGTGGTTGCAGGTGGTGGGGGggtacataaatgttaaaagttgtttaaattgagttctatttcatttttaggaggcagtaactgcattacccaagcataaaacaaacacaaattaatgtgCATGTACCAGAAGCTAAACTGGTATGGCGACATCCACAGATTGTCTACTAAATGTGTATACCCACCTCCCTTAATGAGACAGGCTCAGGTTCCTGTGATAAGCCATTCCCTGCGGTGGATGCAGCACAGGGCAAAGGTGATGAGGATTGCGGCACATTAAGTGGTGAATGTGATGGTGTATCAGATGTGCATACTTCAGTGGGTGACGGGGACAGCTGGAAAACATAATCAGAAGTAATATCATATGGACTAAATGAAAGgctcaaaagtaccaaaaagcaCCTGTAAAGAAATTGAGGTGTTAATTATTTGTGATGCGTCTGTGTTCATATATATTACTCACCGAGCAATCTTTTGTGACAGCTGTTTAGTGACCTGATCATGCAATAGCTTGAGATGTTTCTTTTCACTCTCATTCCTCTCAGTCTCTGCTCTTTTAAAGCGATTATAACAATCTTCATGATGTTGTCGCAACTTTGACATTCTTGATTGAAACCGCTGCTGTAGATATAAAAGAGGTATTTAGCTTAAGCCAAGAGTAAAATATACATTGTCAATGTTAAAAACTGTGGCACCTAAAGACATTTAAGCATCACTGAGGTGAGCCAAAAGGTAAGatgtatgttttgttaatttaacgaagttgttttatttttggtaagCACTGCTCTGGTATAGTTGAGGGAAAAGTGAGGACAAGTCAAAGAAATTTTGTATCACTTCTCACTTGACTTGTTAACACTTACATTAAGCGTCGTGGAAGGGAAGAATGTGACCAGAAGTGAAGATTATCATaactttttaattctgttattttcttaTAAACATCATTAATTTAGCTTGGGAAGACATTAATGGCCGGACTGCAGTTGTGTCGATTACATTGGGACTATCAAAATTTGgtacctgttgacttgcattgtacggacctacagagctgagatattcttctaaaaatctttatttgtgttctgctgaagaaagaaagtcatattcatctgtgatggcatgaatataatgaaagaattgttattttagggtaaactactcctttaagagttagttatattgttttaatgcattgtaAAATCCGGCCTCTAAGCTTCAAAATTACCCATTTTGTCATTACAAGGAGTGAAGCAGAATTAACTGTACTTACCGATTTCTGTGGGCCCAAACTGCTGACTGATTTTACATCACTGGATTCTGTTGACGGTTCATTTAAAGACTGGAGAAATATGAGACCATAAAACACATTAGCAATTAATGACAGgaaaaaggcatcatatattgctGCTTATGAATTCTAGCATTTTCTTTATGGTACCTTGGCTCTCCACGGCCAGTCCGAGTCGCCATAGTTGTAAGTGATTTCTTCACCTGGTAAAATGTCTCGTACAGCAAATAGACAAAGATGAGGCTTTTTCTTCACTTCAACAGTTCTCATTTTGCAAGTTGGATTTTTGTGCTCATCGTTGACAAGTCTTCCCAGGGACTTGTCTTCCTTGGATGCATCCatactatataaacacacacacttaccattaaatgtatgcaagacatatacagaagtgtttttcacatctacagtctgttttatattaaaggcacagttcactataattctctcatcatttactcgccctcatatgactttctgtctcctGTGGTAATCATTTTTGACGtgttttggtccttacaatgtaagccAATGGAGTCCAaagctttcaagctcaaaaaggtTATAAAGGGAAAACATACAGCTgctcaaaaaatttaatattgtggaaaattcattcaaaaa from Xyrauchen texanus isolate HMW12.3.18 chromosome 3, RBS_HiC_50CHRs, whole genome shotgun sequence includes these protein-coding regions:
- the LOC127630545 gene encoding N-lysine methyltransferase KMT5A-A-like, translated to MLAIRKRRRRPQQDAEDNIIFETEKPGLQEQYISKYKGRGVFTTESFCRGDFVLEYRGELLSSKESLERTKNYTETESTFLFDFQWHGKYWCMDASKEDKSLGRLVNDEHKNPTCKMRTVEVKKKPHLCLFAVRDILPGEEITYNYGDSDWPWRAKSLNEPSTESSDVKSVSSLGPQKSVSTVNSASLLVMTKWVILKLRGRILQCIKTI